The following nucleotide sequence is from bacterium.
GTGGCCGGTCGCCCCGGACCCCACCCACGCACCAGTCGGCCTCGACCGGCGGCGGGTCGCCCCAGGGCGCCCGGGTGCAGGGCTCCTGCATCTGGCCCAGGATGGCGTCGGCCAGGATCGTGACCGGGGTGCGGTAGCGGAAGGCGATGTCGAACGCCTTGCCGGTCCAGTCGTGCAGTTCCTGCACGCTGTAGGGTGCGAAGCTGAGGCCCGAGCCATCGCCATGGCCGCAGCCGCGGGTGGTCAGGAAGTAGTCTGACTGGGCCGGAGCGATGTTCCCCAGGCCCGGACCGCCGCGGACCACGTTCACGATCACGCACGGTAGCTCGGACCCGATCATGTACGAGAGGCCCTCCTGCATCAGCGAGATGCCGGGGCTGGAGGAACTCGTCATGACCCGCGCCCCGGCCGCCGCGGCCCCATACACCATGTTGATGGCCGCCAACTCGCTCTCGGCCTGCAGGTACACACCACCGACCTCGGGCATGTGCCGGGCCATGAACTCGGGGATCTGGTTCTGGGGGGTGATGGGATAGCCGAAAAAGTGGCGGCAGCCGCCGGCGATGGCGCCCCAGGCGCACGCCTCGTTGCCGTTCATGATGACACGCTCGCTCACGGGCGCACCTCCGCCGCCGGCCGGGCCTCGCCCGCCGCTTCCTTCGCCCGGACGATCGTGAAACACACATCGGGACACATCAGGGCGCAGATGGCGCACCCGGTGCACGCCTCG
It contains:
- the vorB gene encoding 3-methyl-2-oxobutanoate dehydrogenase subunit VorB, which produces MSERVIMNGNEACAWGAIAGGCRHFFGYPITPQNQIPEFMARHMPEVGGVYLQAESELAAINMVYGAAAAGARVMTSSSSPGISLMQEGLSYMIGSELPCVIVNVVRGGPGLGNIAPAQSDYFLTTRGCGHGDGSGLSFAPYSVQELHDWTGKAFDIAFRYRTPVTILADAILGQMQEPCTRAPWGDPPPVEADWCVGGVRGDRPRNIINSLYTVPDEMEAKNLTIFERYREAAARETVWEEYGHDEPDILLCAYGISARVCETAADWAGEVGLKARLLRPVSLYPFPAAPLRAWSERVKMILVAEMSMGQFIQDVQLVVEGRCPVELVSRTGGNFLTPEEVLAKIQALLQ